The DNA segment ATCATCGTCTGCACGTCGTGCCGCTTGGCGATCCTGTTGAGCTCGCCGAGGGTCTCCAACTCGGCGAACTGCGCGCGGTCGTTGGCGTCGGCGATGGAGCCGGGGCGCAGGCCGTCGCCCAGCGAGTACGTCACGTCGTAGGCCGCGAGGATCTCGCAGAGCTCCTCGAAGTTCTCGTAGAGGAAGCTCTCCTGGTGGTGTGCCAGGCACCACGCGGCCATGATGGAGCCGCCCCGCGAGACGATGCCGGTCTTGCGGTTCGCGGTCAGCGGCACGTACGGCAGGCGTACGCCGGCGTGCACCGTCATGTAGTCCACGCCCTGCTCGGCCTGCTCGATGACGGTGTCCTTGTAGATCTCCCAGGTCAGCTCCTCCGCCTTGCCGTCGACCTTCTCCAGCGCCTGGTAGAGCGGGACGGTGCCGATGGGGACGGGGGAGTTGCGCAGCACCCACTCGCGGGTGGTGTGGATGTTGCGGCCGGTGGAGAGGTCCATGACCGTGTCGGCGCCCCAGCGGGTCGCCCAGGTCATCTTCTCCACCTCCTCCTCGATCGAGGAGGTCACAGCGGAGTTGCCGATGTTGGCGTTGACCTTCACCAGGAACCGCTTGCCGATGATCATCGGCTCGATCTCTGGGTGGTTGATGTTCGCGGGGAGCACCGCGCGGCCCGCCGCGATCTCCTCGCGCACCACCTCGGGGCTCATGTTCTCCCGGACGGCCACGTACTCCATCTCGGGTGTGATCTCGCCCCGGCGCGCGTACGCGAGTTGGGTGACCGCGAAGCCCGGGCGGCCCCGGAGCGGCCTGCGCGGCCGGCCCGGGAAGACCGCGTCGAGATTGCGCAGGCCGCCCCGCGGGGTGGTGTGCTTGATCCCGTCGTCCTCGGGGCGGACCGGACGGCCCGTGTACTCCTCGGTGTCGCCGCGCGCCGTGATCCAGTTCTCCCTCAGCGGGGACAGACCGCGGCGGACGTCGGTTCGGACGGCCGGATCGGTGTACGGGCCCGAGGTGTCGTACAGCGTGACGGACTTTCCGTTGGTGAGGTGCACCACACGGACCGGTACACGCAGGTCGGGGTGCGAGGACCCCTCTGGACCCGGCAGATACGCCTTGTGCCAGCCGTTGGACTCCCCGGTCCGCCCGTTCTGTCCGGCCTGTCCGGCTTCTCCGTTGGAAGACGTGACAGGCGGGGCAGGCGTGTCGGACCCGGTCGGGGCGGTGGCAGGCGTGTGTGCATCCTGATTGGTCATACGACCTACTCCCTACGCCGGCATTACCCGGTAACAGGTTCGGCGGTCGACGCAGCCACTCCTGACGACGGAACGTGGGCCCCTGAGCGCGTACGTCGTACGCGCAGGGCACACGTGTTCCGCGTGTGAGATTCAGCGCCCTCTCAGCCCGGTGCTCCGAGCTCCCGCGTGTGCAAATGTGCATCCACGCTAGCGTCATACCGGGCACGCTGAACAGAGGGCCCACGTCCAAGAGCGAGTACTCGCGTTGATCGATCGGTGACCAGCATGCAGCCGCCTCCTCCGCCGCCACCCGGCCGGAACCCCCGTCCGGGCCCCGGCGGCCGTCCCGGCCCGGGACCAGAATCCGCAGGTCGGGGCCGTGGCCGCAACAGGCCCGACGGACCCGATGGGCACGACCGGTATGACGCGAACGAGGAGTACGACGGGTACGGCGGCTACGGCGGCTATGACGACGGGAACCGGCACGAACGTCAGTACGGACGCGGCCCGTACGACCAGAACACCCCATACGACCCGTACGGCACAGGCACCGCACAGACCCCGAACACCCCATACGACTCGGGCACCTCGCGAGCCCCGAACGCCCCGTACGACACGGGATCCACACGCGTCCCGAACGGTCCGTACGGCACCCGACCCCCACGTGTCCCGAACGACCCCTACGGCACCGGGCCCACACACATTCCGGACCCTTCGCGCACCGAGGGCGCCCCGCGTGCCCAGAGGGGTCGGGGCGCCCAGAACGCGCCGCACGGCGCAGGTGCCCCCCGCAGCCGCCCGGCGGAGGCCCACGATCGCCCCTGGGACGCGGGCCGGGGCCACGAGCCGGACGGCCACGGCCCCACCGGCAACCATCCCGCGGACGCCCACGGGCACGGGCACACGCACTCCCACGGGCCCGCCGCGCCCGTCTCGCGTCACCTGCGCAAGGTCATCGGGGCCATCCTGATCCCCTTCGCCATCGCGGTCGTGGTCGGCATCGTGGCGCTCTGGCCGGGGGGCGCGCCGCCGCACAAGCGGACCGGCGTCGGCTTCGACCGGCAGAGCCAGCAGGCGGTCGTGGCCCGCATCGACAAGGTGAGCTGCGCATCCGTGAACGCTTCGGCGGAGGCGCCCACGGGGGACACCTCGACCGCCGAGGGCAGCTCCGCCCAGCAGGAGAAGCACGGGACCTGCGGGAAGGCGACCGTCCGGATCACCACCGGCAAGGACACCGGCCGCACCTTCACCGAGATCGTCCAGCCCGACGCGCCGCGCCAGCTCCACCAGGGGCAGAAGGTGGTGGTGGCCTATGCGCCGGACGCGCCCAAGGAACTCCAGTACTCGGTGACCGACGTGAACCGGAAGCTCCCGATGGCGCTGCTCGCCGGGATCTTCGCCCTGGCGGTGATCGTGGTGGGCCGGCTGCGTGGCGTCACGGCTCTGGTGGCGCTGGCGGTCAGCTTCCTGGTGCTGA comes from the Streptomyces sp. TS71-3 genome and includes:
- the thiC gene encoding phosphomethylpyrimidine synthase ThiC; protein product: MTNQDAHTPATAPTGSDTPAPPVTSSNGEAGQAGQNGRTGESNGWHKAYLPGPEGSSHPDLRVPVRVVHLTNGKSVTLYDTSGPYTDPAVRTDVRRGLSPLRENWITARGDTEEYTGRPVRPEDDGIKHTTPRGGLRNLDAVFPGRPRRPLRGRPGFAVTQLAYARRGEITPEMEYVAVRENMSPEVVREEIAAGRAVLPANINHPEIEPMIIGKRFLVKVNANIGNSAVTSSIEEEVEKMTWATRWGADTVMDLSTGRNIHTTREWVLRNSPVPIGTVPLYQALEKVDGKAEELTWEIYKDTVIEQAEQGVDYMTVHAGVRLPYVPLTANRKTGIVSRGGSIMAAWCLAHHQESFLYENFEELCEILAAYDVTYSLGDGLRPGSIADANDRAQFAELETLGELNRIAKRHDVQTMIEGPGHVPMHKIKENIDLQQEICEEAPFYTLGPLTTDIAPAYDHITSGIGAAMIGWWGTAMLCYVTPKEHLGLPNRDDVKTGVITYKIAAHAADVAKGHPGAQDWDDALSDARFEFRWEDQFNLALDPDTAREFHDETLPAEPAKTAHFCSMCGPKFCSMKISRSITERFGGEAAEGATEEEIEAGMLQKSREFAAAGNRVYLPLAD